The Arachis hypogaea cultivar Tifrunner chromosome 14, arahy.Tifrunner.gnm2.J5K5, whole genome shotgun sequence DNA window CCATCAGCTTGAAAGATGTTCAAAGATGTTGCGATGATTTTTGGTCTCCCCACACATGGTTTAACAATTACAAGACCAACAGAAACCATGTATTCATAAATCATAACCACTGTTACTCTCGAATAGAATAATACAAGACCTCCAATGctctttttaactttaaaatcatAGGAGAAGTCAACAAGGATGCATGTCCTTGAGTCCTTCAAAGCAAACCATTCCATGATCCAACATTGGAGGACTTTCTTGCCTACAAATCAAAGCATATCTAAGTTGCCAAGTAACACTTCTCAACAGAAATTAGAACCCTATTCCACCTTAATTCAAGACCATTTTATACCTATAAAGTTCCAAACATTATCAACTTTACCACTGTACAACCTAGATTTATTTACAGGCTAAGATCTCACGCTTGTTCTACACCATTAAATACACAAGACACCATACAAACGGTGAAGCCAGAAACTGAACCACCAAAAGAGAACAAGAATTAGGAGGGCTGCTAGAGTGTCTCCCAGCCCCCGGGAATTTGAAAgagttcatcatcatcatctatatTTGATGTGTCCCCTACAGACGTCGTTAATGGCGCTTCATCATTCATGCTACCAAGTTCAGCCTGTACAAGAAGAAATATGTTATGCATTTCCCACAACAGAAGCATGCTAACTCTGCATGCTTAGTGAGTTCATGTTTATCTTATTGGCATAACTAGGAAGATAACAGACATATTGGAAAGAAATGGCCTCAAAGGACGCAGGTTTTATCCTGTGGGCCAATTTGGATCCAAGTCTCTAATTATTCACTTTTCTGATCTTAGCCAAGTTACCTTAGCTTCACGATACATCTCAAGCATGCGGCGATATTGTTGACGGGCACCATTAGAATGGACCATGGACAGCACCCGTGAAAAAGCTTTTTCAATTGCTACATGCACTTTCTGCTTCCTGAACACCTTGAGAAAATCATCATCGTCATTTTCATCAATCGAGTCTTGTCGGTAACCTCGTAGACCAGCTCCTTTTCTCCGCCATCGTAGCACTACCTTCTCCAAGACTCCAACTGCCCATACTATTATCTTGTATTGCTTCCGAACCTGGTAACCCCTCACATGAGCCTGCCCAAATAAATACGGAAGAGGTTAACAATAAATTCATCTTGCAGTCTGATTAATGTAGGTGCATGTCTAGCCtacctatatatttttttatttgtttaatgaaCAATTTGCCCCAACTTTtcaaagtatctaaacaagttgGTTACATCCTGAAGATATCTTCATGCGAATATGGTATTACGAACTGTTAGATAGTTTAGAGTTCAGACAACATATTTAGTCAAACATGTCAAACCATCTAAAGGTTTACAATACCATATTCACATGAAGATGTCTTCATGGAGTAGCCACCAAATGTTATGTTAATGTCCAGGTACAGAGTTCTCAGCTCAATTTGTCTGCGAAAAGAGTCACTGTAACACGCATTACCTGTATTTTCACTACTTTTTGGCGCAGTGCTAAGAAATCTTTGCGACCTTTCCAACCTCGATATTTCTTCTGAATTGATAAAGCAGCTGCATTGTAATCACGAAGCCTCCCAAAGCTATGACTTAACCTGGGAGAAAGCTCTAGAATGTTACCAATGCCATCAGCATCGATATCATACCCATCTAGACTAGCAGCAGCGGCAGCGGCTGCTGCAACAGCTTCCCTCTCCCTCCGTTTTTTGAAAGAATGAGCACGAAATGCAGCCTGTATCCGAGCAGCAGCCAGAGCAGCATTTCTGACAGCAGCCAGTGAAACCCCATCAGCTGTGAATCCAATATTTTCTTTTGAGACACGATTGATGGTTAACTCTGCTTCAATCTCAGCAGTATCTTTAGCAATCTCACACTCTTTCAAGGTGAGAGATGAAAGATGGCTAGTCAGAGCTACTTCTGAAAGATAACCGGCCAGTCCCTTATGGCCATTGCTGGCAGCAATAGCGGCAGCAGTTTTCCCATCTGGGTCTGCAGATGTTGGATCAGTTACTGCTCCAGCATATGCACCAGCAGCAATAAGTGAAGCAACCATTTTTTCCCTATCATAAATGTTTCAGAAACACAACATAAAGATCACTTGGAATGGAACAGATAATTTGTCAAGGCTTCTAAAGCAAGACTCTCATTGTTTAATCTAGATATGAACATACTGCAATGGGTATCTGAGAAAGTATCAACATCAGCTGCAATAAAAAGTAGAGAAAGGCAAACGAAACCTTAATTTTGAATGTCCTTTCCACAAAGTTTGGTGTTTAACAGATCACAATGACATTGTTTACTCAATATATCTGACTTCAATCAAGCATTTGCTTTCACTGATAAGGTTTTACTATGATTGAAGCTCACCTAATAATTTATGAAATGCGAATCCATCCTACTACATGTGATTATTTTACGCTTACCATCTGACTAGATATTACATACAGCCAGATAGCTATAGGGTGAGTCTTttcacttcaatttttttcaaaaaaaaaagatattgataTAGTTCAGTATTGTACGTGTTTTATTTGTTTATGTATACTATTGTCTCAGTAAACCTTAACCTGATTTTAGACATGACCCCAAAAATGGATCGTATCGTTTGGCATTTATTCAGTGATTTATGGCATTTTAATAGAAAAGAGAAATTCCTCTGTTTCTCCTTTCATGTGACCTCTCCTTATATTTGTATTGTCTTTCCCAAAGCAAGCCACAGATGCCTATAAGCATTTTTGTCAAACACAGATGATCTAAAACTTTTGCATACCAAATCAACATCTAAActctaataataacaataataatagcaAGCACTATGGACTGTTCTAGTACCTTCCAAACCGTGCAGCCCAATGAAGGGCAGTCCACCCCCTGATGTCACGAAAATTTATATTCACACCACAACTGAGAATAGGGATCAAGGCCCACTCATAACCCAATCCAGCAACCATGTGTATAATCCCCTGCTCTTTCTTTGACAAAGGGCAGCCGGTTGCTTCATCTATTTCCCGGGATTTGCCAGAAAGCCACAGCTGTAGCCTTTCCTTCAGCAGCTCTTCAAGAAGCCAATCAATAGTACCTGATGAAGTTCCACTGCCTACTAGAAGAGCCTCTATCACATGGCTCCATGAATCATCATCTGCTTTCTGTTCCACTGGAAGATGATATACAGGTTCCATGTTGTCATTCTTTATAGTTGGAGGAGAAAGGAGCATCTGTGCAAATGTAACAAGTAATAACAGCTCATCTTGGCTTCTAGCAGTTTCTGTTTCCATTGAGTTACAACGAGTGCAACTTTTAGTCTTATTGCGAAACTCAAACTCTCGAAATTCACTGCAGGACTCCCGATTTCCAGAAGTAACGCAGAGAGTAACCTTTCCAGGAAGGTGGAGGGGAGCTTCACAACAAATAACACCATCCTGAATTATCTCAGCAGGCACTTCAATATCACCAAACATACAAGCCCAGGTAGAATTTGAGGGAAGACAGAGAAATGACCCAATAATGACCACCTATGCACAGAAATTGGATGTTTAGTATTCAAATTTTGGACAAAACTGTTAGTACCACTATCATATCATCCTAAGATAAGGGAATATAGATCAAAAGGCATAAAACTTCCGCCATTCAGAAGATAACATTCAATCATGCATTCACAAATCGTTACATATGGAATATTAATAATAAGAATTGAAAGCACAAACCTTTGAAGTCTCTGTGGCATAACACCACTCTGGGAAGATTCTCCTAATTGTGAATTTTTGTTTCTGTGAAATAGTCAGGCATGAATCTGCATCCAGAGGTGGTGGAATTTGGATTTGATGAAACAATGTCGCATAGTCAGAACTAAGTTCTTCAGCTTCAACCGGTGAATACAGAGGAAATTTGGTTCCACCATCTTGAGGACAAGAGAAGACAGCTGGTGACATGAGAAGTGTATCAGAGTTCAAATGTTCTAACTTTCATCATATGCAGAAAAGAACATTTTTAAGTCATTGAAGATAAAGTAAATCATACAGTTTTCAGCATTAATACTGTTGGAGTTTATCCACTGACTGTTTTCTTGACTGTCAATCAGTACAATTCGTGAAGAATGTAGGGAGCTATCCTGTTTGATGTGTTGAAATTTTAGTTGAGCTagttgtaaaaataaaaatatgcataacATTTAATGAAAATAGTGAATTGACACAAAATATTAACAAGTGAAATATGTCATAGTACTACTAACATTTCCATATGCCTCATATGCATGTTGCTCTGGTAAATTGGTCAAGCTTGCAGGCTTACACGACTCAAGCACCTCTGTCCAAGATAAGGCATTTTCATTTGCATCTGGGCAATCGCAgtttaatatttgattataatTTTTACCATTGTCACCTACAGAAAAATATACACCTTTTACGAGCCTTTCTTTTTGACGTTTAATTACACATaagtaataaaaaaagaaaataaaataaaataaaaaagataacagATGAATCAAGATCAGATATATAGGTTAGGAATATTTTGACTAACTTTCATCGGTACAATTCTGAAGCTGATCCTATTAACCACAATAATTTCTTGGATAATCCTTTGGCTACAACCAATGTATCAAGACCAAacacattttatttttgttatttggacAACACATTACATGTGCTTAACCAAACACCCAATATGCATTTTTCAGAGGCAGACAAAATATCTAATGCAACACTTCCTTTCTTCACTTTTTTTCTTAACCACAAAAGGAAGAGAAACTACTTTTTCatatataacaaaatataagGAGTTCCACACGATAATTTCTTGAGTTCCTACTAGAGTGATTCCAGATAAATAAAACTTAATTGGGGTACCAAGAAGATTACTGGCATGGATAACTCGATGCAGATATgctacaaatttaacacaaagaCCTTAGCAAATTTAGCGCTGTGAAGGGACAATGCTTCCAGTGGAAGACAGATAACACCTATAACGACTATGTCAAAACACAATATCAAGTAAAAAGCACAACAAAGAGATAACTTAAATAAATCATTGATTTAAAAGGTGTGAATTCTCAGAGGCTCAAGTTTGTTTACGTTACCTTGTCTTCCATTGCATTCATAAGCGGCTTGTCCATAATCATTTGGCACAGTGAAAGCTGCAGATTTATGCTTGTACATCACTCTTTCATCATGCTGAGGGTTCAAATCATGTAAAATCTCAGGCTCAGTGTATGTGGGAGAAATTTCTTCACAGTTCTCCTTTTCCAAACTTAACTGTTGCTTCAATTGGCGCAAGACTGCATCTGTTTCATCTAACTGATCCATTCCATTGTTTCTGATGATATTAGAGGTAACTTCCATAGACTCAGTACTGGAGAAATTCTGAGAAGGTTCACATGAATCACCAAGCACGGATATTGTCCCTGGGTCAAGCGTAGTACGTGAGCTTCGATTCTGACTAAATTCAGGAGAGCAGCCTTCAGACAATGGTGGGATAGGTCCAGAACCTGAGTTCCCCTGCAACGAGTATAGTCAGTAATGTCAAACTCGAAGTTCCGCAGCACAGATCTTCTACTATGCCATGATGAATGCGATACTTACCATTTATGTCTCCCAATTCGGATTCATAATATTTAAGTTAACATTCAAGTGAGGTATCACTTATGGCAATTAGCAATCATAAATGAATTGAAAATATACCTTCATTTGGGGAACTACTTAGGAAAATTATAAATGAATTGTTCCAAAAAcgataaattagaaataataaaaataaccaacAATCTTCAGTTACATCAGTTGTCATTATATGAGACAGTTCAACAACAAAGCTTCATGAGTGATTCTAGTAACTTGAGCATGGCTATCCAGAGTGAATCTaatcataaaattattaattggCATGTATCTAGGCATTGTAAGAAAAGTTGTAGTTAGAAAGCAATGTAGCCCAGcaggaagaaaaaaatattttggaaattGGCTATAAACAGATTTTAAAGAAGAGACAAAACTAGGTCAGATTCATCACACCCTAGCTTTGTGTGTTTGAATACaagtaataatgaaaaaataCAAAATGGAAGGATACTGCATAGAAATAccacacaaaattaaaatttcataaaacataataaatttttaaatttaagagTTCAAAGTTAGCATTGAAAACGGAGAAAGTGCTTTGCATGTTCTAACAAGCTGGCTGCTTTGTTACGTTTCTCTGATTTCGTGCTGGACACTCACCTCCTTTGTTTCTCTGTAATGCACAAGAACAATATGCTCATATGCCCTGTCAAGGAACAACAGTGTATGAGAAAATATGAACACTTGTagcaaaagcaaaaacaaaaaaaacaaatagATCCTTAGATCAGTCAACATAATTTTATCATGTATTTTCTTCAGCATGAGCGTTTCCCTAAACTTACACCTTTTTTTTTGTCAGTTTTAAAATATACAACCTGTTGTAAACTTAATAGTTTAAAGGATATTTAGTAAGCTGAACTATAATTCACTTACGGATCCAGTATCCAGTAGCTCCTCCTCTGGAAACTACGGTTCTCCTCTCCATGTGCATAGTAACAATTTAGTATTTCAACGTTTCCAATCTAGTCACGCAGAATAGTAATCACTCGGGTTAAGGAAATCAACATAGAATTCCAACACCAAACAAATGATGCCACAAAGAATGATACATAGCAACCATAAATGAATTACAATGAAAATGAATAATGCTCAATAACAGTGAACCTATGCATCTCATTCCTCTATTACATCCTCATGCACATAAAAGTGCTTGAACAAATATCCTTTCAAAAAGAATTATGTCATTCAAAAGAATTACGGAAGCAATTAATGGTGCAGATATGATCCAGAAatggaattgaaaacaaaaatcatgagaatctttaattattttcaaatgaTACATTGGTTGACCATGCTTGAGACATCTTTTGACGTTTATATTTCCCTTTAATAATTTAGTAGTGCTGTCAAATTCAGTCCCTTATACATGTTTATGTACTGCAATTTTCATCATTTAGAACTACCAAAAAAATTTGAGCGTCTTGTATTAAGCAACAAAATGGACAAAATCAGAAGATCATGCAGACCAAGGCAATACAACAAAAATGTCAAAATTAAGTACCACTAAGCTCAAATTTGAAAAGGTGTGAAATTTCAAGCTGTGATTATGGGACAAATGTCATATCTTAGTCTTTGGTCATGCAGAACGTGCAACTAAAGGAAAGAAAGACCTCAGTCTAAATTTATTTCCAACATTACAAATTGTATCATTACATGTTGGGGCAGTACGATAAGACACATAAATATCAATAAACAACCAagaaattcctttctttttttttactttaatattttgattaagcccctttttgaaattcaaatgatCATACACTTCTAGTTTACCTTAAGCCGTTCATGTGCTTCTCCCACAGTTTTTCCATCCCTTTTCTTCCGCCAATTATAACCGTCTTTACGGAAGAAACGCATGATTCTTCTATTAAATAGAAACAAGGATCCACCTGTTAAGAAAATCAATTAGCAACATTGATGTGATTTTTGTGTTTCATGAACAAGAACATGGAGATTACCTGTTGGCTTTTGAGGGGGAATATTGGTGAACTTGCACTGGTCATGATTCCGCAAAATGTATAGCACTTCCACCGGCTTCAGCcatcttctcttagcttcctggTACAGATCATCGATGTTGTACTCAAAACCTGCCATCACATCTAAAAAATTCCAACTTACTCCTTCCTTTCTTCCTTTCCACAGAAGAATAATTTGACAAGACTATCAAACATAACTATGAATATTCAATAGGAACTCAACTGTCCTCTCACTGTACTATTAGTGCCAATTATTCCATTTGATTCAAGGATCAACATCCATTCTAAGAGTAAGATATGCTAAGTTCTTAAGGGGTTGTTTGAGGAATCCAAAGGGAAACGAGCTTGTAgtgttaaattttgaatttttacactACAAAACACTTCTTTCCCCTCCCCTTCCCTCCAAAATCTCAACTCTTAAATAAGGGGCTTGTAGTGTAAAAATTCAAaacctatctatctatctatctaatcATTGTACTACACCAACCAATTATTCCACAACATTTTCTCAAATTACCTAAaataattctaataataataataataatcctatgAGTTCTTGGCTTGAGACTCCCAAACCTACGTAGTCCCGAAAAGTCA harbors:
- the LOC112740910 gene encoding calmodulin-binding transcription activator 4 isoform X1; the protein is MPPDVMAGFEYNIDDLYQEAKRRWLKPVEVLYILRNHDQCKFTNIPPQKPTGGSLFLFNRRIMRFFRKDGYNWRKKRDGKTVGEAHERLKIGNVEILNCYYAHGEENRSFQRRSYWILDPAYEHIVLVHYRETKEGNSGSGPIPPLSEGCSPEFSQNRSSRTTLDPGTISVLGDSCEPSQNFSSTESMEVTSNIIRNNGMDQLDETDAVLRQLKQQLSLEKENCEEISPTYTEPEILHDLNPQHDERVMYKHKSAAFTVPNDYGQAAYECNGRQGDNGKNYNQILNCDCPDANENALSWTEVLESCKPASLTNLPEQHAYEAYGNDSSLHSSRIVLIDSQENSQWINSNSINAENSVFSCPQDGGTKFPLYSPVEAEELSSDYATLFHQIQIPPPLDADSCLTISQKQKFTIRRIFPEWCYATETSKVVIIGSFLCLPSNSTWACMFGDIEVPAEIIQDGVICCEAPLHLPGKVTLCVTSGNRESCSEFREFEFRNKTKSCTRCNSMETETARSQDELLLLVTFAQMLLSPPTIKNDNMEPVYHLPVEQKADDDSWSHVIEALLVGSGTSSGTIDWLLEELLKERLQLWLSGKSREIDEATGCPLSKKEQGIIHMVAGLGYEWALIPILSCGVNINFRDIRGWTALHWAARFGREKMVASLIAAGAYAGAVTDPTSADPDGKTAAAIAASNGHKGLAGYLSEVALTSHLSSLTLKECEIAKDTAEIEAELTINRVSKENIGFTADGVSLAAVRNAALAAARIQAAFRAHSFKKRREREAVAAAAAAAASLDGYDIDADGIGNILELSPRLSHSFGRLRDYNAAALSIQKKYRGWKGRKDFLALRQKVVKIQAHVRGYQVRKQYKIIVWAVGVLEKVVLRWRRKGAGLRGYRQDSIDENDDDDFLKVFRKQKVHVAIEKAFSRVLSMVHSNGARQQYRRMLEMYREAKAELGSMNDEAPLTTSVGDTSNIDDDDELFQIPGGWETL
- the LOC112740910 gene encoding calmodulin-binding transcription activator 4 isoform X2 — encoded protein: MPPGFEYNIDDLYQEAKRRWLKPVEVLYILRNHDQCKFTNIPPQKPTGGSLFLFNRRIMRFFRKDGYNWRKKRDGKTVGEAHERLKIGNVEILNCYYAHGEENRSFQRRSYWILDPAYEHIVLVHYRETKEGNSGSGPIPPLSEGCSPEFSQNRSSRTTLDPGTISVLGDSCEPSQNFSSTESMEVTSNIIRNNGMDQLDETDAVLRQLKQQLSLEKENCEEISPTYTEPEILHDLNPQHDERVMYKHKSAAFTVPNDYGQAAYECNGRQGDNGKNYNQILNCDCPDANENALSWTEVLESCKPASLTNLPEQHAYEAYGNDSSLHSSRIVLIDSQENSQWINSNSINAENSVFSCPQDGGTKFPLYSPVEAEELSSDYATLFHQIQIPPPLDADSCLTISQKQKFTIRRIFPEWCYATETSKVVIIGSFLCLPSNSTWACMFGDIEVPAEIIQDGVICCEAPLHLPGKVTLCVTSGNRESCSEFREFEFRNKTKSCTRCNSMETETARSQDELLLLVTFAQMLLSPPTIKNDNMEPVYHLPVEQKADDDSWSHVIEALLVGSGTSSGTIDWLLEELLKERLQLWLSGKSREIDEATGCPLSKKEQGIIHMVAGLGYEWALIPILSCGVNINFRDIRGWTALHWAARFGREKMVASLIAAGAYAGAVTDPTSADPDGKTAAAIAASNGHKGLAGYLSEVALTSHLSSLTLKECEIAKDTAEIEAELTINRVSKENIGFTADGVSLAAVRNAALAAARIQAAFRAHSFKKRREREAVAAAAAAAASLDGYDIDADGIGNILELSPRLSHSFGRLRDYNAAALSIQKKYRGWKGRKDFLALRQKVVKIQAHVRGYQVRKQYKIIVWAVGVLEKVVLRWRRKGAGLRGYRQDSIDENDDDDFLKVFRKQKVHVAIEKAFSRVLSMVHSNGARQQYRRMLEMYREAKAELGSMNDEAPLTTSVGDTSNIDDDDELFQIPGGWETL
- the LOC112740910 gene encoding calmodulin-binding transcription activator 4 isoform X3, with product MPPDVMAGFEYNIDDLYQEAKRRWLKPVEVLYILRNHDQCKFTNIPPQKPTGGSLFLFNRRIMRFFRKDGYNWRKKRDGKTVGEAHERLKIGNVEILNCYYAHGEENRSFQRRSYWILDPAYEHIVLVHYRETKEGNSGSGPIPPLSEGCSPEFSQNRSSRTTLDPGTISVLGDSCEPSQNFSSTESMEVTSNIIRNNGMDQLDETDAVLRQLKQQLSLEKENCEEISPTYTEPEILHDLNPQHDERVMYKHKSAAFTVPNDYGQAAYECNGRQDANENALSWTEVLESCKPASLTNLPEQHAYEAYGNDSSLHSSRIVLIDSQENSQWINSNSINAENSVFSCPQDGGTKFPLYSPVEAEELSSDYATLFHQIQIPPPLDADSCLTISQKQKFTIRRIFPEWCYATETSKVVIIGSFLCLPSNSTWACMFGDIEVPAEIIQDGVICCEAPLHLPGKVTLCVTSGNRESCSEFREFEFRNKTKSCTRCNSMETETARSQDELLLLVTFAQMLLSPPTIKNDNMEPVYHLPVEQKADDDSWSHVIEALLVGSGTSSGTIDWLLEELLKERLQLWLSGKSREIDEATGCPLSKKEQGIIHMVAGLGYEWALIPILSCGVNINFRDIRGWTALHWAARFGREKMVASLIAAGAYAGAVTDPTSADPDGKTAAAIAASNGHKGLAGYLSEVALTSHLSSLTLKECEIAKDTAEIEAELTINRVSKENIGFTADGVSLAAVRNAALAAARIQAAFRAHSFKKRREREAVAAAAAAAASLDGYDIDADGIGNILELSPRLSHSFGRLRDYNAAALSIQKKYRGWKGRKDFLALRQKVVKIQAHVRGYQVRKQYKIIVWAVGVLEKVVLRWRRKGAGLRGYRQDSIDENDDDDFLKVFRKQKVHVAIEKAFSRVLSMVHSNGARQQYRRMLEMYREAKAELGSMNDEAPLTTSVGDTSNIDDDDELFQIPGGWETL
- the LOC112740910 gene encoding calmodulin-binding transcription activator 4 isoform X4, whose translation is MPPGFEYNIDDLYQEAKRRWLKPVEVLYILRNHDQCKFTNIPPQKPTGGSLFLFNRRIMRFFRKDGYNWRKKRDGKTVGEAHERLKIGNVEILNCYYAHGEENRSFQRRSYWILDPAYEHIVLVHYRETKEGNSGSGPIPPLSEGCSPEFSQNRSSRTTLDPGTISVLGDSCEPSQNFSSTESMEVTSNIIRNNGMDQLDETDAVLRQLKQQLSLEKENCEEISPTYTEPEILHDLNPQHDERVMYKHKSAAFTVPNDYGQAAYECNGRQDANENALSWTEVLESCKPASLTNLPEQHAYEAYGNDSSLHSSRIVLIDSQENSQWINSNSINAENSVFSCPQDGGTKFPLYSPVEAEELSSDYATLFHQIQIPPPLDADSCLTISQKQKFTIRRIFPEWCYATETSKVVIIGSFLCLPSNSTWACMFGDIEVPAEIIQDGVICCEAPLHLPGKVTLCVTSGNRESCSEFREFEFRNKTKSCTRCNSMETETARSQDELLLLVTFAQMLLSPPTIKNDNMEPVYHLPVEQKADDDSWSHVIEALLVGSGTSSGTIDWLLEELLKERLQLWLSGKSREIDEATGCPLSKKEQGIIHMVAGLGYEWALIPILSCGVNINFRDIRGWTALHWAARFGREKMVASLIAAGAYAGAVTDPTSADPDGKTAAAIAASNGHKGLAGYLSEVALTSHLSSLTLKECEIAKDTAEIEAELTINRVSKENIGFTADGVSLAAVRNAALAAARIQAAFRAHSFKKRREREAVAAAAAAAASLDGYDIDADGIGNILELSPRLSHSFGRLRDYNAAALSIQKKYRGWKGRKDFLALRQKVVKIQAHVRGYQVRKQYKIIVWAVGVLEKVVLRWRRKGAGLRGYRQDSIDENDDDDFLKVFRKQKVHVAIEKAFSRVLSMVHSNGARQQYRRMLEMYREAKAELGSMNDEAPLTTSVGDTSNIDDDDELFQIPGGWETL